GGGAGATAACATAAATGATTATCTAAATCAAACAGAATGCATCAAATCCCACAACGCTCTATCCAGCACAACTACAGGGGAAAAAAAAAGCAACGGGTAACATACTCTCATGTATTCATACTCCAGGTGGGttaataaatttcatgcttcaaaaaaagaacgattttttggggaccatggtttttttgggggaccatggttttatttttgataaagacattagaagtaaatctaggtcaccccttatctagatatttatattaatacctaaattaccctcctgattaattttgggtgatgattagttagtgttaacaataattagtgtaatgattagtgagatgattaagttaaagataattagtgagattaaaaaatcagatggttttttttcaaagaagtagaattattgagagagtaaagtagagaagatgaagaaggaaaacatgaaaaacgatggattttaccaaccacaaccggaggaagggtatttggatacccaggtaggcttcaaacttagataatgttggttgaattgcttcaaactttcaaaaaaaatgaaatattttatgtagatttggaccagttcggttaccatatgtcaagaacatgtaaccgaacacacctgaaagtgtagttcggttacattttccaaacacgcaggttaccgaactcgctcgtaaatggaggttttggtcgtacattgtaatgttcggttacctaggataaaatggtaggtaacagaactttgaacttaacaatttatttgggtacatcttgtgtgttcggttagttcgcaaacttcaacgcaaccaagttcccaaccgaactgcaggttaaaattaacctagtgttagaagttcggttggttcgcaaacttcaacatattttgtgaatcaaccgaactgggcttatatatgcatatatgcaattaggcaaacgttcggttactacgaaatttatttcttggcgaattaggtagagttcgggtacgaagtttcaaaggtagagttcggttacaaagaaaacttaacatttttgcgaacgaaccgaacttgtggacttctcattattttcgtaaactaaagttcggtgatatccttattttgcgaaggaaccgaacttatggacttgtgttgttccaATACAAGGAGtttggttaaaagtatttttttacgaatcaaccgaactctgagttcggttaagaaaaaattaactcttgataaccgaacttttctctggaaaaaaaaaccatccattaaacctctctgcaacttccattttcaactcattttaatgattacttctcatttattcaaccaaaaacgaatgtcaagtaatgggtttgtgagaatatctttgttaatgttttaaattaagttgtatatatatatagtggtggtggttggtggtaatcggaggtggtggtggtaatcagtggttggtggtgatgataatcagaggtgatggtggtaatcggcggtggtaatcgatggttggtggtggtgataatcggaggtggtggtggtggtaatcggcgatggtggtggAAGGagatggttatatatatatatatataggtggttattgggttggttttaaattaaattaggttaaggataggttagtcatttcaatgctttaggacaccccttataactatagggaatgcggcctaataaaaccatggtcccctcaaaaaaaaaaaaaaactatggtccctaaaaaatcgttccaaAAAAATCTATGTATCCCATTTTGGGCCAATAATTGTGTATTGTGGGTTTCATACTAATATTCTGGCTTGGGCTCACCAATTATGCACTTTTTCAGATACAGTCTCTGTGATGGAGGGTTTTAAACATAGATAGAGCCATAGAGGCCACTTTTGTATTTGCAAAACACAATGCCATGCAGGTGATTAGCCTGTATGGTTAGCTTTATGTTACTATCCAATTCCGATGAGAAGTAAAAGAACTCACAAATTTCAAGTAGAAAACTTAACATAAATTTACAAGTGCAATTTGTATAACACCCAACTGGATGAAATGGACTGCCAGTACCATAGGACAAATAACACCCATGATATTCAAAATATGCTATTTGTAATAATCCAACAAAATGCTAAAAACAGTTGGTTAGTTATTAGGAAGTATCGAACAGATCACAACCTCATATATCCTCGCTCCAACAGACTAATTAGAGCCTGCAAGAGATAAAGCAACAAACATCAACTCTCAAAACGAATCAGGACGAAACGTAATTTTATCCAAGCAAGCAAACACAGATTCTAAATGAAAATAGAACTTTCTTTACAGTTCACTTCATCGTGACTCGTCATACTCACAATCTTGAGGAATAAAATATGAAGTGCAATGGTAGGTTTGTCAACGTGAATGGAAAGCTCTCATTTTTCATCTCAGTGAAATAGATGGTATTTAGCGATTTAACTTGGGCATCTTCAAGATATTCTCTTTCAGAGAGAGTTCAACAAAATAAAGGAATTCCTTGCTTGGCAAAATTTCTTAATCTCGGGATGTAGAAGCACAATGTTCAAGTTTGAATGCACCAAATTTTAAGGAGAGATGATTTAATTATATGTATAAAACAGCTTAGGACTTAGGTGGCAGTGGGTACCTTGACTAAGGAAGTAAATGCTATCGAAATATAAGGGGGTAAGTACAGCACCAACCACTGCTCCAGCACtgcattgaaaatgaaaaaagatAGACATAACGTGAGTTAGCAACATAAATGCTTCTTACGACTTAACATATATAGAGTTTCCTTCAGAGGAGGACCCCTCCCTTCACTCGTATCAAGTTGAGAAAAGTGAGGCAACTCCCAAGTGTGAGGGAGTCTAGTGCAGTGATGTGTGTGCTTCTGTTGAGTGAGACGTGAGGTGTTTGTGAAAATAGGTGTGCAACAGTATTTTGCTTTGAGGGCAACAAAACTATCTTTTCAAAGCAAAAAATGTCCAAATTTCAACTCATGTCATAACTTAGTGGTGCCATGCTTGCTgaaccaacaccagcaacatgaTCAATTATCTAGAAGCATACAGGTAGCAGCTGTTCACAATTATACAATTATGTAGAAGAAAATGGAAAACAAGCATACTAATTCTATTCTCAGTAGTCGGTTACTTGATCATGATTGGTGACAGTGTTAAAGATCTTGAACCGgtcaattaaaaagaaaaatcaccGAAAGTTGCATCCAATGAAAAAAACGATAAACATTATCCAGCATTGAAAGAAAAGCAAAGGtggaaaaattaaaatcaaaataggTGACTCAAAAACTGAGCTTCCATGCAACCATGCAAGAGAACTGAGATGTAGACAATATCTTTAATCTTCTTAGGATGACATACATCAATTACTAATCAGAAgtataattttcaaatgatttcaGTTGCAATTGTGAATGTAGACCCACCAACTATTCATATTGTAACTAACGGGGATGACCATTTTCCCTTCATTCTTAATTATGCTAACCCGAGCAGCAGACTGTTACAACGCAAAACCATTTATGCCATATAGGAAAAGTTACATAAGACTGCGGCTTTAAACTAACAAACCTAGTGGTCCAAACTAGAGCTAATTATGTCTATTTCCAAAACAAATAAACATTAAATAATATGAATATATAACATACAGAAAACACAGTAAATTACcggaagataaaaataaaatgacaatgataagaataagaataagaaaaagaatacTATTGTAAGCCTAAAGGGTTTCCAGTGAGTAAGCAATGAAAATTTATGATatatgataaaagaaaaaaaaaaaacaaatggcaTATAAGAGTGAAAAGTATAACCACGGAAAGTAAAGGCCCTTGTTTGAACTTGTCATGAAATGAAAAGGCAAGCGGTTTCGGACACTCTCCAGGCCCTCTAATAAACCCACTGGAACAAGAGAGCACAATAGATCAGAATATGCCACAAGCATAAACTAATAAATAAAGCAATCCCTATTCAAGAAAATTCAATAAAGAGAGAAACTAACATTAGTGATGCAGTAATGAGAGGACTCCTTCTAACATCGTAGATCGCTATTAGACCATGATACTTCTCGTCTCCAACTTTATATGACACAGCCAATCGCTCTCCAGAAGCATCCCATGATATCTTCTCAATGCCTTTGCTGCTTCATAAAAAAGAACGAGTTAACTAATACTAACATATCAAGCATATCATGACCATTTTCTAATACTAATTGGCACATATTGCACAAGTTAAGTACACCAAATTTTTAATGAACTATTAAGTCATGTATGcatatatcaaatcaagagatgcTTATACTGTTTTACACAATGTAGCACGGATGTGAGAGACAGACATGGCAATTCCTATCTTCCCATAGGCCTATATTTGGTCCGCAAAGAAAAACCTTACCAGTATTAAACTTTTAAAACTCATCAATCTGAAATAAAGTTTCACAACAAAATGAATGGTTCAGAGTTCTTTTACTTGTGATCCAACTTGATTGTTCAGAGAACGTTGCTGAATCTATGTCAATGACGATCACGTACTAACTTCTACAAACTTGAATGGTGCATAAAAGACAGAGTGTGACCCTTAGGACAGGATATCAGACACCAAATCCAGTGGGGCAAGTTCCTTTCAATAAGTATATGCAATCCAAATTCTAAGACTTTGTCATCCATCACCAACATGCTCGTAATATTGTCCTCAAGAGTAATAGGGGTGCAATCTTATACCCGTAAACTCAATGAAAAGGCTTATAAACCTCAGTTATAAGAAGAAAAATAGTAATGAAGAATGCGCCAATCAATTAACTTATAGTTTAATAGGACCAAAATTAGCTGGCATATCAGTCCTTTCACACTTGAAGTAAGTTTTTAAGTGATAACCTCCTTTGTTGTAGCTATAAGCTTTGTGATTATGGTGAAACATCCGCCAAATGCCTAAGCCAATAGACAGAGTCCTTGGCCTTTTACAGCACGGGCGGAAAGTGCAAGAAATAAAGCTCTGGAGACCAAGCTTTTATTTTAACTCCATCCTACCTTTGTTGAAGCTATAAGCTTTGTGATTATGGTGAAACATCCGCCAAGTGCCTAAGCCAATAGACAGAGTCCTTGGCCTTTTACAGCACGGGCGGAAAGTGCAAGAAATAAAGCTCTAGAGACCGAGCTTTTATTTTAACTCCATCCTACCTTTACCATTCAAGATTATAAAATGTGGTTATGTGGTGAGAGGTGAAGCAGTGCCTCGAGGCGTATGCCTCGACTCTAAACATGTATAAATGGTTAAACTATTCTAAAACAGTAAAACTTAatttaagaattttgatattcGATCATGTTAATGTTAGAGAACGACTTGGAAACATGAATATCTGACCAGCAacaacttgggttttataatcacAAAATTCAAAACATTTTAGTGGTTGTGTACATTAAAGAAAATTACAAGGTGATTTCAAATACACACATCTTAGAGGAACTTCTATGACTTTCCCAAAGAATTAGGCCAAGTGGCATATCCCTTTTAGGGGCAGAAAAATGCATAAGAAGCAAGGTGTAATTTGGTCTACCTTGACCGCTTTTAAAAACCACGCTTCCCTTGATAGTTTAGTACTAAAGTTCACTGATTCATCACTTTCCAGTTCCATTGCATATTATTTATAGAGATAATCACATTCAATCAAATCTTTGGATTGACTATAGGAGAagtcaaaagaaaaattaaaagataCAAGGCAACTGCACGCAAACATAATAGTTAAAGTAGCTTTACCTGTTTGTCAAAGACACCACTTCTGGCAACTCAACAGGTAGTAAGTGTGCATCTGCAAAAATCAAGTCACAAGAAAAGTTAAAGACACTGCACCAGACAACAATGAGGATTAAGAATAAACAACTTAAAAAGTCCTACTGAACCACGAGAGATTCAGAGGACTTCTGAAATGTTGAATAAAAAACGACACCACTAAAGAAGCTACACCGTAGAATGCTTGAAGATACCCATGATGTTAAAGTAACTAGTGACCAACACGCAGTAAGAAAGAACTACAAGACTGATGCACACAATCACATGTTAGTCTCGGTCAGAAGGATATGATTAAGTTGAAAgtccaagtaaaaaaaaaaggaagcaaataagTCGTATGATCAGCTAGGAAGGAACTAAGCTGAAGCAGACACCAATTTGTACAAATTAGAAAGAGAGTACACTATGACAAAAATACTAGTTTATGAACCTGAAAAGCAATGGAATATTTGAATGTTTAAATCACTGCATTCCATGACCTAATTTGTACTAATATTATGCTCATATGTTAACTCACAGTTTCATGGCGAATATACAAAGGAAGGCAAGAAGTTGTACCCAATGACGGAGGCCTCGATGCAAAGTGAATAGAACCCAATGCTACTGATTCTGAGAAAGCAAGTAATATCATATGGCCATCAGGATCCCATGTTGCACCCTGATAATTCAAGAACTTTGATAAGCAAACTAGCGATATAAACCATCTTTGCTGAATCAGGGACTATATATGTGTAAGATATAAATCACTAGCTTTGAGATGCATCAAGGGTTCAATTGTTCAAGAGATCATAGTCGCAGGTCAAATAACATAAAGCTAGATACCTAAACAAAGTGAAAGATATAAACTAACCCATCAAGATTTAATAGTTTGCGCGCTAACTAAAGTGAAAACCATCAGCGAGACCATAATCAAACGGGGACTAGGAAGCATACCCTTAATAAATTGAATTAGTTACCAGTGATAATGCTGGGCAAAACGATGTCCCTTCAGTAGTTAAAAACATGTCATGGTAATAATTAACTCAAATACACTTGGGTTCAATATGCTTATACGTTTACATTTGAGAACAAGAAAGACTTCATTCAATTTGTGGTTGCTACAACGAAACATCTTAAAGGAGCCTCCCAAATTTCTTAATTTCGATAGATGTACTGAATAAATAGAGTGTGGAAAAAGAAAATATGAGTAACTCAAGTAGTTATAAACATTAAACAATCTTTTTATGAAGCCACGTGGTAATACATTTCCAAGCACTGAGACAAAACCAATTTCCTAGGTTGCAGAGTGAATGCCTTAAACTTCTTGATTATTGGTATATTTAAAATATCAATGCTTTCTTGATTGAGTCAATATAAAACATATCTTGAAGAAAATAATTATCAATTTATTAAACTGGAGTAAAGAAGCGTATCTAGGAAAGCCTAAAACTATCATCTGCAGTTACCGTGACAAATCCACCAGTGGAAGACCAAGTTTCTGATGTCCATGTGTTTGTTTCCCAAAGATAAAATGTTCCATCACTGAAAAAGTACATGACCGTCAGCAATATGTAGTGTCTAACGCAAAACAAGATAAAATAAATACTCGATAGTTACTGCAATGAACGGTTGTCTGATTTGCAAGGGAACATACAATTTTGCAGTGAAAAAGTAATCTCCCATTGGTGACCACTTTAGCAACGATATACCCCCTAGTCCCCGTCGAATAGGAGTTCCCAAACCTAGGAGATCAAAAGAATCATTAGAAACATCACAAATATGAGAATACAAATCAAGCCACAAAATGAGTCATCGTATTTGCTTTTATTAGAATTAATTTATGCAGTAAGCTATGATCCCAGCATTCGACGGCACTAGTCATTAATCCTTACAAGATAATAAGGTTGCTAAACTCTGGCCCATTAGGACCTGAAATCCAAATACTACAACTTTCAAAACTGACAAAAGAAAGGACTTGCACGATTGAAGTGTAGCCAGCGGTCTTACCCATATAGGATTATAACATGCACGGTAAAGTTTAACGCTAGACACAATATACAAGGTGCTAGTTTTTTTTGCTCAAAACGCAAAAGTTTTGACACAAAAACAACAAGTTAAAAGAGAAGATCCAAATAATTAATCGTTTTATAAACTGAAACTCTTGGAGAAGGAATCCTTAATACCTTGGGCAACATCCCATATGGTGAATGATGAGCTCTCAAGTGATGCCGACGCCAGATATGTGAGAAAATGTCAAGGATCTCTTAAATTATCAAATGCACAATGTAAatgtgagaagaaaaaaaaagaaaaatctcctagtCTAACTAAGAGAACAAAAAATGGTATTGCAGTTAAAACAAACATTCATTTTGCATTCGTATTTAGATATTGTAATATAAACATGAGAATATGAGATCCTAATTGCACATAAAAATGGAGATTAGAATGGATATCTTCCATCAGGACTCCAAGATAGGGCACTGATTTGTTCATTATTAGGGCAGCGGAGAAAATCAACCATAGTCCATCTAACTCCTGATGCTCTTGAGAGAGTCCCAGCAA
This is a stretch of genomic DNA from Papaver somniferum cultivar HN1 chromosome 1, ASM357369v1, whole genome shotgun sequence. It encodes these proteins:
- the LOC113310277 gene encoding aladin-like isoform X2 codes for the protein MPSFPPPGSATICEINRDLITAEQISEEGAKDTYGKVLGVVFNPIQFEPDNLLPNIEQANNDEDNRAKKDPLSLLTKIIFPPTDVKLLGEIDLQGVSWHQHKNLLAFISGSNQVTVCDYEDSDGKDPYILTNESQKDIRVLDWRPNGGKTLVVACKNGICIWSASYPGSVACVRSGIASFAGTLSRASGVRWTMVDFLRCPNNEQISALSWSPDGRYLASASLESSSFTIWDVAQGLGTPIRRGLGGISLLKWSPMGDYFFTAKFDGTFYLWETNTWTSETWSSTGGFVTGATWDPDGHMILLAFSESVALGSIHFASRPPSLDAHLLPVELPEVVSLTNSKGIEKISWDASGERLAVSYKVGDEKYHGLIAIYDVRRSPLITASLIGFIRGPGECPKPLAFSFHDKFKQGPLLSCWSSGWCCTYPLIFR
- the LOC113310277 gene encoding aladin-like isoform X1; this translates as MPSFPPPGSATICEINRDLITAEQISEEGAKDTYGKVLGVVFNPIQFEPDNLLPNIEQANNDEDNRAKKDPLSLLTKIIFPPTDVKLLGEIDLQGVSWHQHKNLLAFISGSNQVTVCDYEDSDGKDPYILTNESQKDIRVLDWRPNGGKTLVVACKNGICIWSASYPGSVACVRSGIASFAGTLSRASGVRWTMVDFLRCPNNEQISALSWSPDGRYLASASLESSSFTIWDVAQGLGTPIRRGLGGISLLKWSPMGDYFFTAKFDGTFYLWETNTWTSETWSSTGGFVTGATWDPDGHMILLAFSESVALGSIHFASRPPSLDAHLLPVELPEVVSLTNSKGIEKISWDASGERLAVSYKVGDEKYHGLIAIYDVRRSPLITASLIGFIRGPGECPKPLAFSFHDKFKQGPLLSVCWSSGWCCTYPLIFR